A region of Paenibacillus thiaminolyticus DNA encodes the following proteins:
- a CDS encoding TlpA family protein disulfide reductase — MKKSAGVLIVGVLFILFGVWQNLSQSSVSSSDMRQGSGEVALPTETGPQVGKLAPSFTLETADGTKYKVGGKQDKPIFLNFWASWCTPCQAEAPDLVKLHAQYKDKLDLLAVNVTNYDTKEKAKEFVKQYGMVNPVLWDEKGEAYKLYNGIAFPTNILIDKNGVIRELFIGLRPPKELEKAIEKVID, encoded by the coding sequence ATGAAAAAAAGTGCAGGCGTGCTTATTGTTGGCGTACTGTTCATTCTCTTCGGGGTGTGGCAGAATCTAAGCCAGTCCTCCGTCTCTTCGAGCGACATGAGGCAAGGCTCGGGCGAAGTTGCCCTGCCAACGGAGACGGGGCCGCAAGTAGGGAAGCTGGCGCCTTCGTTCACGCTAGAGACGGCCGATGGAACGAAATATAAGGTGGGCGGCAAGCAGGATAAACCGATATTTTTGAATTTCTGGGCCTCCTGGTGCACGCCATGTCAGGCAGAAGCGCCCGATCTTGTCAAATTGCATGCCCAATATAAGGATAAGCTCGATCTTCTGGCGGTCAATGTGACGAATTATGATACGAAGGAGAAAGCGAAGGAGTTCGTGAAACAGTACGGGATGGTCAACCCGGTGCTATGGGATGAGAAGGGGGAGGCCTATAAGCTGTATAACGGCATCGCTTTTCCGACCAATATTTTGATTGACAAAAACGGTGTCATCCGGGAGTTGTTCATCGGGCTGCGTCCGCCGAAGGAATTGGAAAAGGCCATCGAAAAGGTGATTGACTAA
- a CDS encoding MFS transporter: MAKQRSSSLWLEYTAIATVPLVLVLGNSMLVPILPEVKRHLHLTQLQTSLIITLFSVSAGLIIPIAGYLSDRFGRKAIIIPSLIVYGAAGIVTGLGALWESYGILIGFRAVQGLGAAGTASIAMALVGDLYKDAQESQALGLIEASNGTGKVISPILGSALALWTWTAPFFAFPVFCALSLVAVIFLIKEPERKQKPQPLKTYIRNIGQIFKEQGRWLIPAFFAGALSLFILFGILFYLSDILEEKPYHLKGIVKGLVLAIPLLGMVTTAYITGSIIKKNGLLMRWLMNIGLLLMAVSLGCTIFFYKNVYGFIGLITVSSIGTGLLLPCLNTMITGTVEKAQRGMITSLYSSLRFLGVAFGPPLFSWMMDKSHRLIFIVVTVLSVIALILVFLFIKPDKKVR; the protein is encoded by the coding sequence ATGGCCAAACAACGCAGCTCCTCCCTATGGCTCGAATATACGGCGATTGCCACCGTACCGCTTGTGCTCGTACTGGGCAACTCGATGCTTGTTCCCATTTTGCCGGAGGTCAAGCGTCATCTGCATCTGACTCAGCTGCAGACCAGTCTCATCATTACGTTGTTCTCCGTATCGGCGGGCTTGATTATTCCGATCGCAGGCTACTTGTCGGATCGCTTCGGACGCAAAGCGATCATCATCCCTTCCCTCATCGTATATGGGGCGGCAGGTATCGTCACCGGCCTCGGGGCGTTATGGGAATCCTACGGCATCCTGATCGGGTTCCGCGCGGTCCAGGGCCTGGGCGCGGCCGGTACAGCCTCGATCGCGATGGCGCTCGTCGGCGATTTGTACAAGGACGCTCAGGAGAGCCAGGCTTTGGGCCTGATCGAAGCCTCCAACGGCACTGGCAAGGTCATCAGTCCGATACTCGGTTCGGCGCTTGCCCTCTGGACCTGGACAGCGCCCTTTTTTGCGTTTCCCGTATTTTGCGCCCTGTCGCTGGTCGCGGTCATCTTCCTGATTAAGGAACCCGAACGGAAGCAGAAGCCGCAACCGCTCAAAACGTATATCCGCAACATCGGACAAATCTTCAAGGAGCAGGGCCGCTGGCTCATTCCCGCTTTTTTTGCCGGGGCGCTGTCCCTGTTCATCCTGTTCGGCATCCTCTTCTATTTATCTGACATTTTGGAGGAAAAGCCATACCATTTGAAAGGGATTGTCAAAGGTCTTGTGCTGGCCATTCCGCTGCTCGGCATGGTGACGACCGCCTATATTACCGGATCGATCATCAAGAAAAACGGCTTGCTGATGCGGTGGCTGATGAACATCGGGCTGCTGCTTATGGCGGTCTCGCTTGGATGCACGATTTTCTTCTATAAAAACGTGTACGGCTTTATCGGGCTCATTACGGTGAGCAGCATCGGGACGGGTTTGCTGCTGCCATGTCTGAACACGATGATCACCGGCACGGTGGAGAAGGCGCAGCGCGGCATGATTACATCGCTCTACAGCAGCCTTCGCTTTCTCGGAGTCGCCTTCGGACCGCCGCTGTTCAGCTGGATGATGGACAAATCGCACCGTCTCATTTTTATCGTCGTCACGGTCCTGTCCGTCATTGCGCTCATCCTCGTGTTCTTGTTCATCAAGCCGGACAAAAAGGTGCGCTAA